caaaaacaatcaaaaatcAGAGATTGAGACAATTGAACCTCTCACACAGAAAATAATGGCCATTTTCTGACTCAACTCAAAACTCTGGAATGTCTGAATAATCCCTGATAACTTATGGACTTTAAAACTAAGTTATAAATATCATATGTCATATTGCACTAATTATTCACACAAAACAAGGTTGTGCTAGGAAATTCTGGTCTGCTTGGGTCGTCTGTTGTCTATCTCCGCGTTGACTTGGTTGATCAGATTTCCTAGTAGATCCAACTGTCAGCTGGCTTTTACATACAGATTGCGTTTGAGGATCCAGATCTTTGGTTTCGTGGTGACTCTGATCGGTGGAAATGATCGCAGGTCCACACGCAGAGTGTCGTAACTGTCAATTTTAGCTATAACAGAATGTGTGTTTTGATAAAACTGTAGAATGTCATCGTCTCCGACGAAGATGTGAGAAAAATCTAGGATGGCACGAGATCCTGGTAGTATATTCTCAGTCTTATTATATCTGAAATGAAATGTCAAAATAGAGCTAGGTGATTCAAGGCATATATACCAATGtagatgatatacatgtaaatcaagtTAGGTTGATAATAAATTATACAGTAAGTTAAtaaatcaacattaaaaatgaataattcataTATCTTTACATTGAAGTAGTCATGTGGTTTCATAATATTCATGGGTTTCAATTTTCAATGCATTTTGTGAAACACAGTAACAAGAATGTGTATATTTCTGGAAAATGACTCTCCCAATACAAGTTGTTGTCACCGACAGGTGTTTTACTTCAACGATTATGTGAAATTGTTTTGGAACATAGCTGCAAATATTTCTGCTGCCTCAACAAACAATGAATAGACCACAAAGGCCTAATACACCAGAAGTTACCTCCACTTGGGATTGATCTCTGTGAAGCGAGTGACCCCAGTCTGAGCGGCAGGCACGTCGATGTGAAGATTCACCGCTGtagtaaacaacaaaataaatggtCATTGATTCATACTTCATTGTAACTAAAAAAGGTAAAAGATATGTCACCTAATTTTAGGAGTCACGTGAACAACCTCATGTGTAAATTTATCAGCGATATGTCATATCCACAACAAGTGATGACGTAACGCTGATGACGTTCTCTGCTTGTTCATTGGTTGAGCTGTATTAGAGGTGTGTGCGAGGGGAATGAATGACAGTGGGGAGCTAGGCAACAATTgttattatgttttatttgttcaaataaacttgtatatatataatatgtggTTGTTCACTGTGACGTAtgtttccataaaataaaattatataggCCCGACTCTTTAAAAGGAGATTTTAAAATGTCCACGACAGCTTTCATCGTGGGAAACCCGCTGTCAGTCTCGCTTCTCTTACCTCTATTGCCATTGTAATTTCCTGAACTGATTTACAACTTACAATTAAAAGAAGCAAGATCAACGGTGGGTTTCTGATGATGTAAAGCTTTATACTAAAGCAGATATTAAATTCCTTGTGATTATTTACATCCTCAGAATCCACGGATTATCTCTCATTTATGCTGCTTTCCAATCAGTGTAACAGAGAGAAAACCTGTGGGTTTTGACAATGGattaatttagaatctacaatactgtatatattcaataaaatgataagaTAGCAGTCCTCTAGGAATCTGTTTCCGATTTAGCTTTACCTATATAAGGCTTCTCCAGCTGGTGAAGTTTCTGCATGGCCTGACCCCCGGGGTAGTTCTGGTGGGACACAAACAGGAACACCGTGGTACAGGTGATGTTCCCAAAGATGTGGCACAATGCTGCCATGGCAACCAGCTTTTTGAACCAGGATTTAGAACGATGGGCCCAACTAAAACAaggaataaatatatgtataaaatttaaaatggttTTGATTACAACTGTTTAACATCAACTATAGATATacctataaaatataaattatgttttcttaaatacCCTAATTGAAATTTAGGAAAGAAATTGGGAAAACTTGGAAATGCTTACAAAAAGTCATGCACTGTCTTGCTTCctacagtattttttaaaggttgtatTTTGATTCTAAAAAACCTTACAACAGGAACTTGAATTATGTGcagacattttaaattatttttaaatagttttaaaaagtttactaAGTTACCTTTGCCCAAATATGGCAAAAATTAACACCTATTCAGTAAAAAAGATAACTGTTACAGAAAGAACTTACATTTTGGCGACGCCGGTGGCAGCCACTGTATTGAAGACAGGAACCACATAAATAATAAACCTCAGCTCCTTGTGAGGCAGATTGGAGTACAGGAGAACGTAACCCAGGGCAGGAATCAACAGGGGTCGAAGGTAAGGGTTCAAGGCCAACCCAACCGGCACCAAGAAGAAGCTCATAGACAGGGCCCTGGGGAGGGCTGAGGTAAAGTACCACAAAAAGGGCTCAGTCTGAGGGGTCAGTCAAGGAGCGGGTTTATGAGGGTATGTAGTTTAATTTAATACTGCAATTATTACTGTGAAATTATTACACATCATTTTTCTGTACAATTTTTGCCATGAAATGTATGCAGAAATTGTGTACATTAGTTTTCTGGTAATTGTTTATCTAAATGGCCAAATATTATACAGAATACTGATTGAAGGactttacaaattttaaaaaataagtacatGTGTTTAGCATTTAAATGCTTTGTTTTCACAGCAAGAGCCCTGAGTTAGAGGACAATGAAAGGATACACCCCATTTGGAGCTCTGGTTGTCCACCGTGTTAAACCACAGGACCTCACCCTCGGGCCACAGCCACCGCCTCCATAAGAAGCTGTCCACCAGCACAGTCAGACCTGACCGCAACaagaaagatgtaaatgtaTTGGATAACTTGGACATTTACAGATAAAGCAGACATATACACTGTTTTGACTAACTGAAAAGAAAAAGGACTTACCTGGTGAACATTAAGTTAGAGACACACAATTTGgctatttttttcttaacagaATTAATAAACTCATAATCATATTCACTAAAGAACCGAAGCTTGCAATACAAGTTATTGTGACCACACTGAATCATATCACATTTAATTACAGTATCAAGCACATACATGTGCATGAAAAAACAATGTAACTATTGAAACTTTACTTACCAAGTAGAAAAAATCCCGCCGGGACTACATTTTTCAGTAACTTTCCGATGCTCAGTCTCCTGGAGAAGATTTCCGCGGCAAGGATCAGTCCAAGAAAAACAGCCAGTTCCGAGCGGAAGATGATGATGGCTGCTCCAGATATCCATAGAAACTGGGTGTGATTCTGCTTTATCCATGCAGCTAATGCCAACAGCactgttccaaaaaaaaagatagaaagTCAAATCTTGTTGAATCATCTGATTTGTTTTAGTACAATGGGATGATCGAGGGTTTAGGGAAAGACATCTTAAAGTTTACAGACTGAGACATATATagaattatttatgtttaagtTAACATGGTAATATTTATAAACTCAAAAAAAAGTTACCCACAAAAAGGTACCCACATATTCCACAAGTTTCATCTTGCCCTAAACCCTTGATCATTCCATTGTACTAAAGCAAATCCAATGATTCAACAATATCTTTTAATAtcatgcaatacagaagaaaagtccATAAATATTACTGATAACATACAATCTGTTCATAGagaaatatcatttaattgaACACTTCAGTCGTCATTCATATCACATGCTAGAGCAAACACTgcaatttaaaatctaataatGACAATAACTTACCAAGTATAAGAGCAAACGTATTCGGGAGTGGGCGGGACATGTAAAACATGAAATGGAACTGTGTCACTGTAATTAGGTACAACCAGCGCTTGACGTCCGGGCCAAAGCGGAACTTGATGGCATTCCCAAAGAGCGAGAATGCTCCAAGAACATACAGACCTAGGGCTATACGGACTGAAAAATACAACAGCAAAACCTTAATATTCTGATTCAGTGAAGTTATGGACAgttatattaaatttattgacTGAAGTACAATGTTTCTCAATTAAAATGGGAAAGTTTGAGGGGTTTTCTCAAAACTTTTGTTTTCAGAGCATCTTGCTGTAAACATTGGTAAATCACATCATACTGGGAACTCAATATAATAAAgtaaatgttaaatataaatttaattctAACCAGCTGTCATACACAAAAGCAATAATTCACTTTGTTTTCCAAAGGACTGTAAATTTGGTAAAATTCAAGCTATTATCTTTAATTAACCAATCCAATGAATATGGTTAAAGAGAGCTACATGAAGTATGAATTCCATCTCCACTGGGGCTAAAAAATGGGAGTGAAGGATGCCCAATACTTTAGATGGGAGGTAATATCCCTTAGTGTTCTTTGGCACTGGGAatagaatatgatattgttttctgAAGTTTCCAAAAAAGtgaaagttttttaaatattaagacTGTTTTTACCATAATTcatcaaacatattttatacataCCTAAATACTGTGAAAGAAATTTGGAGACCTTCAGAAACTGGCACAGATAAACTGCAGGTGCTGTTGTCATGGCAAGAACAAGGGGCCCCAGAAAGGTTCTGGGGACCACTCCAGGGAATTCTAAATGGTCATACTGAAGAGAAACaaccattaaatttatgaacttcaagaaaactaaaaatcaagaatgaactaaatcttttttatcattatggTAAAACATATTTGTCAAATACATAGGAATTAAAAgtcagaatttaaaaacatttaattgacTGGCactatctaattaaaattatactATGTAGATCTTTTATATAATACTCTTGT
This genomic window from Crassostrea angulata isolate pt1a10 chromosome 8, ASM2561291v2, whole genome shotgun sequence contains:
- the LOC128158125 gene encoding dol-P-Man:Man(7)GlcNAc(2)-PP-Dol alpha-1,6-mannosyltransferase-like is translated as MSCLFPWSADLKEFVVQRFRNMRWPSVESLAGAVMLFHIVVCPYTKVEESFNIQATHDVLYHRLDIEKYDHLEFPGVVPRTFLGPLVLAMTTAPAVYLCQFLKVSKFLSQYLVRIALGLYVLGAFSLFGNAIKFRFGPDVKRWLYLITVTQFHFMFYMSRPLPNTFALILVLLALAAWIKQNHTQFLWISGAAIIIFRSELAVFLGLILAAEIFSRRLSIGKLLKNVVPAGFFLLGLTVLVDSFLWRRWLWPEGEVLWFNTVDNQSSKWGTEPFLWYFTSALPRALSMSFFLVPVGLALNPYLRPLLIPALGYVLLYSNLPHKELRFIIYVVPVFNTVAATGVAKIWAHRSKSWFKKLVAMAALCHIFGNITCTTVFLFVSHQNYPGGQAMQKLHQLEKPYIAVNLHIDVPAAQTGVTRFTEINPKWRYNKTENILPGSRAILDFSHIFVGDDDILQFYQNTHSVIAKIDSYDTLRVDLRSFPPIRVTTKPKIWILKRNLYVKAS